One genomic region from Thermoleptolyngbya sichuanensis A183 encodes:
- a CDS encoding anthranilate synthase component II, translating to MILVIDNYDSFTYNLVQYLGELGEELPVAADIRVYRNDEITVEEIRQLQPDGIVISPGPGRPEDAGISPQVIAELGPELPLLGVCLGHQGIGQVFGGQVTSAAELMHGKTSAIEHTGVGVFEGIPSPMTATRYHSLVVDRETCPDVLEVTAWVEDGTIMGVRHREFPHLQGVQFHPESILTDQGKQLLRNFLRQIPSRPAAVG from the coding sequence ATGATCTTGGTCATCGACAACTACGACAGCTTTACCTATAACCTAGTGCAATATCTGGGGGAACTGGGGGAAGAACTGCCCGTCGCGGCCGATATCCGGGTCTATCGCAACGACGAGATTACGGTCGAAGAGATTCGGCAATTGCAGCCCGACGGCATCGTCATCTCGCCAGGGCCCGGTCGGCCGGAGGATGCGGGCATCTCGCCGCAGGTGATTGCAGAACTGGGGCCGGAACTGCCGCTGCTGGGCGTGTGCCTGGGGCATCAGGGGATTGGGCAGGTGTTTGGTGGCCAGGTGACTTCGGCAGCAGAGCTAATGCACGGCAAAACATCCGCCATCGAGCATACGGGCGTGGGCGTGTTTGAGGGCATCCCCAGCCCCATGACGGCGACGCGCTACCACAGCCTAGTGGTGGATCGGGAAACCTGCCCCGACGTGCTAGAAGTCACCGCCTGGGTGGAAGACGGCACGATTATGGGCGTGCGCCATCGAGAGTTTCCGCACCTCCAGGGCGTGCAGTTTCATCCCGAAAGCATTTTGACCGACCAAGGCAAACAGCTATTGCGAAACTTCTTGCGGCAGATTCCGTCCCGTCCAGCGGCCGTGGGCTAG
- a CDS encoding NF041680 family putative transposase, protein MIFNELQQFRQTLYASLGNARDALFDLMDAVLVSACIVSFVRLSQSPVFRRQWSSTYEALRDSRLPRSKVLKLLVQQIPTQQQPLLAGDASRWNRPAARRLKDRTLSGRTGHAPIAGQNYSTLAWIAEDRGSWALPLRHERITSFETPASKAAFQLKQVTRQLAVRPLAIYDRGYGNASFVNQTAGIEADLLLRVTSNRCVYGAPPAYRGRGAPAKHGHKMKLNDPDTWSVPVETVEVDDPNWGRVRVSRWSAYHFRKSPKRAMEVLRVEVLETQSSTRRLAPLWLVWLGEQMPPLETLWLHYLRRFAIEHWYRFAKQRLYWTHPQFSSVSATEQWSSLMPLLSWQLWLARKDCTDHPLPWQAPQETLTPGRVAQAFAGILAAIGTPAPAPKPRGKSPGRGKGHKPTPRPCYPMVKKRASKRKTSEQSLNSPVATAA, encoded by the coding sequence ATGATTTTCAACGAACTTCAGCAATTTCGCCAAACGTTGTATGCCAGCTTGGGAAACGCCAGAGATGCCCTGTTTGATCTGATGGATGCCGTGTTAGTGAGTGCGTGCATCGTGTCGTTTGTGAGGCTATCGCAGAGTCCTGTCTTTCGTCGCCAGTGGTCGAGCACCTATGAAGCGTTGCGCGATAGCCGCCTACCCCGATCAAAGGTGCTGAAGCTGTTGGTGCAGCAGATACCGACTCAGCAGCAACCGTTGTTGGCAGGTGATGCGAGTCGGTGGAACCGTCCTGCTGCCAGGCGTTTGAAAGACCGCACCTTATCAGGCAGAACAGGACATGCCCCGATAGCCGGACAAAACTACAGTACCTTAGCCTGGATTGCTGAAGACAGGGGCAGTTGGGCATTACCATTGCGGCATGAGCGCATCACCAGCTTTGAAACACCCGCCAGTAAAGCGGCATTCCAACTCAAACAAGTGACTCGGCAGTTAGCGGTGCGTCCGTTGGCGATCTACGACCGAGGGTACGGCAATGCCAGTTTTGTCAACCAAACGGCAGGGATTGAGGCAGACTTGCTGCTGCGGGTTACATCCAATCGATGTGTCTATGGCGCGCCCCCAGCGTATCGAGGGCGAGGCGCACCTGCCAAGCATGGACATAAGATGAAACTCAATGACCCTGACACTTGGAGTGTCCCGGTCGAAACCGTTGAAGTCGATGATCCCAACTGGGGACGAGTGCGGGTCAGTCGTTGGAGTGCATACCATTTCCGCAAATCCCCCAAACGGGCAATGGAAGTGTTGCGCGTGGAGGTGCTGGAGACACAGAGCAGCACGCGACGCTTGGCTCCTTTGTGGTTAGTTTGGCTGGGTGAGCAGATGCCTCCGTTAGAAACCCTGTGGTTGCACTACCTCCGTCGCTTTGCCATTGAACACTGGTATCGCTTTGCCAAGCAGAGGCTATATTGGACACATCCCCAGTTCAGTTCTGTATCGGCAACCGAACAGTGGAGCAGCCTGATGCCGTTGCTCAGTTGGCAGTTGTGGTTAGCGCGAAAGGACTGTACTGACCACCCCTTGCCCTGGCAGGCACCGCAAGAAACGTTGACTCCGGGTCGGGTCGCACAAGCGTTTGCAGGCATTTTGGCAGCGATTGGCACCCCTGCTCCTGCGCCTAAACCTCGTGGTAAATCGCCAGGACGAGGCAAGGGGCACAAGCCAACTCCTCGTCCCTGCTATCCGATGGTCAAAAAACGAGCCTCGAAACGCAAGACATCCGAACAATCCCTGAACAGTCCGGTTGCAACAGCAGCTTAA
- a CDS encoding serine/threonine-protein kinase: MSYCLNPNCANPRNVGDRPFCQSCGMELVLGDRYRALEPLGAGGFGRTFLAVDEYLPSRPRCVIKQLFPPKPGTRHAAKAEELFQREAERLDELGQHPQIPKLLAHFIHNGYPYLIQTYVDGHPLTRELLQAGAFDEDQIRHLLRGLLPVVQFVHDHQVIHRDIKPDNIIRDRHTETLTLVDFGASKMTTASSLSKTGTVIGSAGYSAPEQVAGKATFASDLYSLGVTCIHLMTEVPPIDLYCFVEGRWLWRDHLMQSVSDDLALVIDRMIEPTISRRYAAASAVLHDLEPAQVSFALPYRPSAPMNPAATVPPQRSPWRCMRTLCEHKQAVAAIALNPRNQQFASASFDRSIRLWDVKTDKSTGILLGHTEPVVSLAFSPDGQRLISGSLDDTLRVWNPENGELLRTLNDPSDSIVSLAVAVSPDGQTVVSGSDQHTIRLWHLATGRLVRTLEEPRAVTCVAISPDGRLLASGSSGNTIRLWNLYTGELLKTLEGHSRDVNAIAFSADGSILVSASSDHSIRLWNFETRKVQMLNGHHDWIKAIALSPDGTLLASGSSDHTVKLWSLPDGKLCHTLAGHTREVNAIAFTTDSQILISGSRDRTIKLWRR; encoded by the coding sequence GTGAGCTATTGCCTCAACCCGAACTGTGCCAATCCCCGCAATGTGGGCGATCGCCCCTTTTGCCAGAGTTGCGGGATGGAACTGGTGCTGGGCGATCGCTATCGGGCGCTGGAACCGCTGGGGGCGGGCGGGTTTGGGCGGACGTTTTTGGCAGTGGATGAATACCTGCCCTCGCGGCCACGCTGCGTCATCAAGCAGCTCTTTCCACCCAAGCCGGGAACCCGCCACGCCGCCAAAGCGGAGGAATTGTTTCAGCGGGAGGCCGAGCGGCTCGACGAACTGGGGCAGCACCCGCAAATTCCCAAACTGCTGGCGCACTTTATTCATAACGGCTACCCGTATCTGATCCAGACCTATGTAGACGGGCATCCCCTGACGCGAGAACTGCTGCAAGCGGGCGCGTTTGACGAAGACCAGATCCGGCATCTGCTGCGGGGTCTGCTGCCCGTGGTGCAGTTTGTCCACGATCATCAGGTGATCCACCGCGACATTAAACCCGACAATATTATTCGCGATCGCCACACGGAAACGCTGACCCTAGTGGACTTTGGCGCATCGAAAATGACAACGGCTTCCAGCCTCAGCAAAACGGGGACAGTCATCGGCAGTGCGGGCTATTCTGCACCGGAACAAGTCGCAGGCAAAGCCACCTTCGCCAGCGACCTCTATAGCCTCGGAGTTACCTGCATTCACCTGATGACCGAGGTGCCGCCCATCGACTTGTACTGTTTTGTCGAAGGGCGCTGGCTGTGGCGCGACCACCTGATGCAATCCGTCAGCGATGACCTGGCTCTGGTGATCGACCGGATGATCGAGCCGACCATCAGCCGCCGATACGCCGCCGCCAGCGCCGTTTTGCACGATCTGGAACCCGCGCAGGTGTCTTTCGCCCTGCCCTATCGTCCGTCTGCGCCGATGAACCCCGCCGCTACGGTTCCGCCCCAGCGATCGCCCTGGCGCTGTATGCGGACGCTGTGTGAGCATAAACAGGCCGTGGCGGCGATCGCCCTCAACCCGCGCAATCAGCAGTTTGCCAGCGCCAGCTTTGACCGCTCGATTCGGCTGTGGGACGTGAAAACCGACAAATCTACCGGCATTCTGCTGGGGCATACGGAACCTGTGGTGTCGCTAGCGTTTAGCCCCGACGGGCAGCGGCTCATCAGCGGCAGCCTGGATGATACGCTGCGGGTGTGGAATCCGGAGAACGGCGAACTGCTGCGGACGCTAAACGACCCGTCGGATTCGATCGTGTCGCTGGCGGTAGCGGTCAGTCCCGATGGGCAAACGGTAGTCAGCGGCAGCGACCAACACACCATTCGGCTGTGGCACTTGGCGACGGGGCGGCTCGTCCGCACGCTAGAAGAACCCCGTGCAGTCACCTGTGTCGCCATCAGCCCCGACGGTCGCCTGCTGGCCAGCGGCAGCAGCGGCAATACGATTCGCCTGTGGAACCTGTACACGGGGGAACTTCTGAAAACGCTGGAAGGACACAGCCGCGATGTGAATGCGATCGCCTTTAGTGCAGATGGGTCGATCTTGGTCAGCGCCAGCAGCGACCACAGCATCCGCCTGTGGAACTTTGAGACGCGCAAGGTGCAGATGCTCAACGGACACCACGACTGGATCAAGGCGATCGCCCTCAGCCCCGACGGAACCCTCCTCGCCAGCGGCAGCAGCGACCACACGGTAAAGCTGTGGAGCCTGCCCGACGGCAAACTCTGCCACACGCTGGCGGGGCATACCCGCGAAGTGAATGCGATCGCCTTTACGACCGATAGCCAGATTTTGATTTCGGGAAGCCGCGATCGCACGATTAAGCTCTGGCGACGTTAG
- a CDS encoding gamma-glutamylcyclotransferase family protein, translating into MLSPDLLHVFVYGTLKPGEYFYPRYCEGKVVASVEAIALGTLYDLPMGYPALTPGEDPVYGYVLSFADFGVLAALDELEGYDPDGSPLLNEYERSLATVYDLNREPLGQAWLYWMATKQAEQLGGSRLAHGRWTGRNLPQEVSQ; encoded by the coding sequence ATGCTTTCTCCCGACCTGCTGCATGTTTTTGTCTACGGTACGCTGAAACCCGGCGAATATTTCTATCCGCGCTACTGTGAGGGCAAAGTGGTGGCCAGCGTAGAGGCGATCGCCCTGGGCACGCTCTATGACTTGCCGATGGGATATCCGGCGCTCACGCCTGGGGAAGATCCCGTTTATGGCTATGTGCTGTCCTTTGCGGATTTTGGCGTGCTGGCGGCGCTGGATGAACTGGAAGGCTATGATCCCGACGGCTCGCCGCTGCTAAACGAATACGAGCGATCGCTGGCAACGGTGTATGACCTGAACCGGGAACCGCTGGGCCAGGCCTGGCTCTACTGGATGGCGACGAAACAGGCAGAACAGCTTGGCGGCTCGCGCCTAGCCCACGGCCGCTGGACGGGACGGAATCTGCCGCAAGAAGTTTCGCAATAG
- a CDS encoding diacylglycerol kinase family protein: MPQPLSTENFQVVPPSPPIPFPSKPNRELSWKVASSLFVSFRYAWAGLTYAFFTQRNFRIHLLVGTIAIGLSLWLQLSRVEIAIIGLTSGLVLTMELLNTALESVVDLTVKQTYHELAKTAKDCAAGAVLISAIAALLVAGSLLLPPLLAVLGLV, encoded by the coding sequence ATGCCTCAGCCACTCTCCACCGAAAACTTTCAGGTTGTTCCACCGTCCCCCCCGATTCCCTTTCCTAGCAAGCCCAATCGGGAGTTGTCCTGGAAAGTGGCATCCAGCCTGTTTGTTAGCTTTCGATACGCCTGGGCGGGGCTGACCTACGCCTTTTTTACGCAGCGAAACTTTCGGATTCATCTCTTGGTGGGCACAATTGCCATTGGTCTGAGCCTCTGGCTCCAACTGAGCCGGGTTGAAATTGCGATTATCGGTCTCACGAGCGGGCTGGTGCTGACGATGGAACTGCTGAACACCGCGTTAGAGTCCGTCGTTGATCTCACCGTCAAGCAGACTTATCACGAACTCGCCAAAACCGCCAAAGACTGCGCCGCTGGGGCCGTGCTGATTTCGGCGATCGCCGCTCTGTTAGTCGCTGGTTCACTGCTGCTGCCCCCGCTGCTAGCGGTGCTAGGGCTGGTTTAA
- the ybeY gene encoding rRNA maturation RNase YbeY, with amino-acid sequence MIPEFPGRADIPEASGVARSAAEVWTGVPEAQSVQETSGEILREISVEVDVQEEGAIASPVPQDTWITWFQTWLTALAPDLSPIGAYELSLRLTTDAEIHQLNAQYRQIDRPTDVLSFSATESGVTLPAGLLAEEPFPLGDIIISLDTAAAQAQQRHHTLTEELAWLATHGLLHLLGWDHPDEAHLQKMLQQQVNLLQTVALEVQYD; translated from the coding sequence ATGATTCCAGAATTTCCGGGTCGAGCCGATATCCCAGAAGCCTCCGGAGTGGCGCGTTCGGCTGCTGAAGTATGGACTGGAGTCCCTGAAGCCCAGTCTGTTCAGGAAACCTCAGGGGAAATCTTACGGGAAATCTCAGTTGAGGTGGACGTGCAGGAGGAGGGGGCGATCGCCTCTCCCGTTCCCCAAGATACCTGGATCACCTGGTTCCAAACCTGGCTTACGGCACTCGCGCCCGATCTCTCTCCCATTGGCGCGTATGAGCTGAGTCTGCGGCTGACCACCGATGCCGAGATTCACCAGCTCAATGCTCAATACCGCCAGATCGATCGCCCAACAGATGTGCTGTCGTTTTCCGCAACGGAGTCTGGCGTGACGCTGCCTGCCGGACTGCTTGCCGAAGAACCCTTCCCTCTGGGCGACATCATCATCTCGCTGGATACCGCCGCTGCCCAGGCCCAACAGCGCCACCACACGCTGACCGAAGAACTAGCTTGGCTGGCGACCCACGGACTGCTGCACCTGCTGGGATGGGATCATCCCGACGAGGCCCACCTCCAAAAAATGTTGCAGCAACAAGTTAATCTGCTACAAACTGTTGCACTAGAGGTTCAGTATGATTAA
- the ndk gene encoding nucleoside-diphosphate kinase — protein sequence MERTFIAIKPDGVQRGLAGEIIRRFETKGFTLVGLKFLQPSRELAEQHYAVHKERPFFAGLVDFITSGPVVAMVWEGDGVIASARKLIGATNPLNAEPGTIRGDLGANIGRNIIHGSDAPETAEYEIGLWFKPEELVNWTPTIMPWVHE from the coding sequence GTGGAACGCACCTTTATCGCAATTAAACCCGACGGCGTGCAGCGCGGGCTGGCCGGCGAAATCATCCGCCGCTTTGAGACGAAAGGCTTTACCCTGGTGGGGCTGAAGTTTTTGCAGCCCAGCCGCGAACTGGCGGAGCAGCACTACGCGGTTCACAAGGAGCGCCCCTTTTTCGCAGGTCTGGTGGACTTTATCACTTCGGGCCCGGTGGTGGCGATGGTGTGGGAAGGTGACGGCGTGATTGCCTCGGCCCGCAAGCTGATCGGCGCAACCAACCCGCTGAATGCCGAACCGGGCACGATTCGCGGCGATCTGGGTGCAAACATTGGCCGCAATATCATCCACGGTTCCGACGCACCAGAAACGGCGGAGTATGAAATCGGCCTCTGGTTTAAGCCGGAGGAATTGGTGAACTGGACTCCGACAATCATGCCCTGGGTGCATGAGTAG
- a CDS encoding DUF3285 domain-containing protein, with product MSERSQPASSEEALAGVADAPNPAQAAPSEPPPSYVKLAMRNMVRKRGTSLKHFALTTVGLLGLLVGLAYLTR from the coding sequence ATGAGTGAACGTTCGCAACCCGCCTCGTCGGAGGAAGCGCTTGCTGGTGTTGCCGATGCTCCCAATCCTGCACAGGCTGCGCCATCGGAGCCGCCGCCCAGCTATGTGAAACTGGCCATGCGGAACATGGTTCGCAAGCGGGGCACGTCGCTCAAGCATTTTGCTTTGACCACTGTGGGACTGTTGGGGCTGCTGGTGGGGCTGGCCTACCTAACGCGGTGA
- a CDS encoding amidohydrolase family protein, producing the protein MLEFTDCVVLHGPELEPHWCDRLTVSADTITRLKLRPPCLSLDRGTQVIVPAFYNSHTHMGDSCLPDGATGMTLEQGFFRPHGYKYRELAKQTPAEHLGHITAHLRYMARTGTIGHIDFREQGVYGSELLRRASAETGVRSVVLGQFNELPFTAAQLQENQAALPEESLAELAAVLAIADGFSESTMNDLTDAAWVQIRDITEAQGKLRAIHCLENDGYREVSLAVTGRGDLERALDLYQPHLVIHATVANDAEIALMSQHRVNIALNPRANANLGLPLPPIAKLLESNANLLLGTDNGLLNSPNLFAELDFTYKVAKSQYGDAIRPDPRAILKMVTTNVRSLLGGDTYGYLEQGLPADFVVLDFTQPHLRASRHIPASIVTRVTPADVLATVRQGKVLFGE; encoded by the coding sequence ATGCTGGAATTCACTGACTGCGTTGTGCTGCATGGCCCAGAGCTAGAGCCGCACTGGTGCGATCGCCTCACCGTCTCCGCCGACACCATCACCCGCCTGAAACTGCGCCCCCCCTGCCTTAGCCTGGATCGGGGGACGCAGGTCATCGTGCCCGCGTTTTACAATAGCCACACCCACATGGGCGACTCCTGCCTGCCCGACGGCGCAACGGGCATGACGCTGGAGCAGGGCTTCTTTCGTCCCCACGGCTATAAATATCGCGAGCTGGCGAAACAGACCCCAGCCGAACACCTGGGTCACATCACTGCCCATCTGCGCTACATGGCCCGCACGGGCACAATTGGCCACATCGACTTTCGGGAGCAGGGCGTGTATGGCAGCGAGCTATTGCGTCGTGCCTCGGCAGAAACGGGGGTTCGCTCGGTGGTGTTGGGTCAGTTTAACGAGTTGCCCTTCACCGCCGCCCAACTTCAGGAAAATCAGGCGGCGTTGCCAGAGGAGTCCTTGGCGGAACTGGCGGCCGTGCTGGCGATCGCCGACGGCTTTTCCGAAAGCACCATGAACGACCTCACCGATGCCGCCTGGGTGCAGATTCGCGACATCACCGAGGCCCAGGGCAAGCTGAGGGCGATCCACTGTCTGGAAAACGACGGCTATCGGGAGGTGAGCCTGGCCGTCACGGGGCGCGGCGACCTGGAGCGGGCGCTGGATCTGTATCAGCCGCATCTGGTGATCCACGCCACCGTCGCCAACGATGCCGAAATCGCCCTGATGAGCCAGCACCGTGTCAACATTGCCCTGAATCCCCGCGCCAATGCCAACCTGGGGCTGCCGCTGCCGCCCATCGCTAAATTGTTGGAAAGCAACGCCAATCTGCTGCTGGGCACGGACAACGGCCTGCTCAACAGCCCCAATCTGTTTGCCGAACTGGATTTCACCTATAAAGTCGCCAAGAGCCAGTATGGGGATGCCATCCGCCCTGATCCCAGAGCGATTCTAAAAATGGTGACGACCAACGTGCGATCGCTCCTCGGCGGCGACACCTACGGCTATCTAGAACAGGGGCTTCCTGCGGATTTCGTCGTGCTGGACTTTACCCAACCGCATCTCCGCGCTAGTCGCCACATTCCTGCCAGTATCGTTACTCGCGTCACGCCGGCCGACGTGTTGGCTACGGTTCGTCAGGGTAAGGTGTTGTTTGGAGAGTGA
- a CDS encoding DUF29 domain-containing protein yields the protein MAEFPAKATLYDQDFCLWIDETAAHLRAGEFGTVDWEHLIEEVEALAKRDRRELESRLRVLLSHLLKRVYVKSPEDYRGWENPIKEQRSEIQLLLKDSPSLKGYLTEIFEASWRYAAGQVKDDYPDVALPAHCPFPPELEPLLMQKFWLANPPGQNAGD from the coding sequence ATGGCGGAGTTTCCAGCGAAAGCTACGCTCTATGACCAAGATTTTTGCCTCTGGATAGACGAAACTGCGGCTCATCTGCGGGCAGGCGAGTTTGGCACTGTGGACTGGGAGCATTTGATTGAGGAGGTTGAGGCCTTGGCCAAGCGCGATCGCCGCGAGCTAGAAAGCCGCCTGCGAGTGCTGTTGAGTCATTTGCTGAAGCGGGTTTATGTTAAATCTCCAGAGGATTATCGGGGTTGGGAAAACCCGATCAAAGAACAGCGCAGCGAAATCCAACTGCTGCTCAAAGATTCGCCTAGCCTCAAGGGGTATCTCACCGAGATTTTTGAAGCGTCTTGGCGCTATGCTGCTGGACAGGTGAAGGACGACTATCCTGATGTTGCCCTGCCTGCCCATTGTCCGTTTCCCCCAGAGCTTGAACCCCTTCTGATGCAAAAGTTCTGGCTGGCTAATCCGCCTGGGCAAAACGCGGGAGACTAA
- the speA gene encoding biosynthetic arginine decarboxylase codes for MEVKPKLFASDVEEPGGGKLAETPRDRRITKLPTPETGRVKSGWTIEDSEELYRIKGWGDPYFSINAAGHVTVSPQGDRGGSLDLYELVRALKQRNLGLPLLIRFSDILEDRIQRLNAAFAKAIARYNYQGVYRGVFPVKCNQQRHLIEDLVRFGKPYQFGLEAGSKPELMIALALLDTPGSLLICNGYKDQEYIETAILAKQLGKTVIVVLEQVEEVDLVIAESRKLGIMPIVGVRAKLSAKGIGRWGGSAGDRAKFGLTVPEIIQAVEKLRAADMLSCLQLLHYHIGSQIPAINVIKDAIREASQIFVELAQLGANMRYLDVGGGLGVDYDGSKTNFYASKNYNMQNYAYDVVAEVKEACEERDVPMPTLISESGRAIASHQSVLVFDVLGTSDVIAEEPEPTTDDDHLILRNLYETWQSISADTYQEAYHDATQFKDEAISLFGFGYLSLVERSRAERLYWACCAKILEIARQQDYVPDDLEDLEKIMASIYYVNLSVFQSAPDSWAIDQLFPIMPIHRLDEEPTCRGTLADLTCDSDGKIDQFIDLRDVKSVLELHPLVRGQGSDTNSEPQTTEPYYLGLFLGGAYQEIMGNLHNLFGDTNTVHIQLTPKGYQIEHVVKGDTMTEVLGYVQYDSEDLIESIRRQSEAALQERRITLQEAQLLLQNYERSLSRYTYLTS; via the coding sequence ATGGAAGTAAAACCCAAACTCTTTGCCAGCGATGTGGAAGAACCCGGAGGGGGAAAGCTCGCAGAAACGCCGCGAGACCGACGCATCACCAAGTTGCCGACTCCAGAGACGGGACGTGTGAAGTCGGGCTGGACGATTGAAGACAGCGAGGAACTGTACCGCATCAAGGGCTGGGGCGATCCGTATTTTTCGATCAACGCGGCAGGACACGTCACCGTCTCTCCGCAGGGCGATCGCGGCGGTTCGCTAGATCTATACGAATTAGTGCGAGCGCTGAAGCAGCGAAATTTGGGACTGCCGCTGCTGATTCGCTTTTCAGATATTTTGGAAGACCGGATTCAGCGGCTCAATGCTGCCTTTGCCAAGGCGATCGCCCGCTACAACTACCAAGGCGTTTATCGCGGCGTGTTTCCGGTGAAATGCAACCAACAGCGGCATCTGATCGAAGACCTGGTGCGTTTCGGCAAGCCCTACCAGTTTGGGCTAGAGGCGGGGTCAAAGCCAGAACTGATGATTGCCCTGGCGCTGCTCGACACGCCGGGGTCGCTGCTGATCTGCAACGGCTATAAAGATCAGGAATATATCGAAACGGCAATCCTGGCAAAGCAGTTGGGCAAGACGGTAATCGTCGTGCTGGAGCAGGTGGAAGAAGTAGACCTGGTGATTGCCGAGAGCCGCAAGCTGGGAATCATGCCGATTGTGGGCGTGCGGGCCAAGCTGAGCGCCAAGGGCATCGGGCGCTGGGGCGGATCGGCGGGCGATCGCGCTAAGTTCGGCCTCACCGTGCCTGAAATCATCCAAGCCGTAGAAAAGCTCCGCGCCGCCGACATGCTGAGTTGCTTGCAGCTATTGCACTATCACATCGGCTCCCAAATTCCTGCCATCAATGTAATCAAAGACGCAATTCGGGAAGCCAGCCAGATTTTTGTAGAACTGGCGCAACTGGGCGCGAATATGCGCTATCTGGACGTGGGCGGCGGACTGGGCGTAGACTACGACGGCTCCAAGACCAACTTCTACGCCTCCAAAAACTACAACATGCAGAACTACGCCTACGACGTGGTAGCAGAGGTGAAGGAAGCCTGCGAAGAACGCGACGTACCCATGCCCACGCTGATTAGCGAAAGCGGCCGGGCGATCGCCTCCCATCAGTCCGTTCTCGTGTTCGACGTGCTGGGCACCAGCGATGTCATCGCCGAGGAACCCGAACCCACCACCGACGACGACCATCTGATTCTGCGAAACCTCTACGAAACCTGGCAGTCCATCAGCGCCGACACGTATCAAGAGGCCTATCATGACGCGACCCAGTTCAAAGACGAAGCCATCAGCCTGTTTGGGTTTGGCTATCTCAGCCTGGTAGAGCGATCGCGGGCCGAGCGGCTCTACTGGGCCTGCTGCGCCAAGATTCTGGAAATCGCCCGCCAGCAGGACTATGTGCCCGACGATCTGGAAGACCTAGAAAAGATCATGGCATCGATCTACTACGTCAACCTGTCCGTCTTCCAATCCGCCCCCGATAGCTGGGCCATCGACCAGTTGTTCCCCATCATGCCGATCCACCGCCTCGACGAGGAACCCACCTGCCGGGGCACCCTGGCCGACCTCACCTGCGACAGCGACGGCAAAATTGACCAATTCATCGACCTGCGTGATGTCAAGTCGGTGCTGGAACTGCATCCCCTAGTCAGGGGGCAGGGATCAGACACGAATTCTGAACCCCAGACAACGGAGCCGTATTACTTGGGGCTATTTCTGGGGGGCGCGTATCAGGAAATCATGGGCAACCTGCACAACCTGTTTGGCGACACAAATACAGTACATATCCAGCTCACGCCCAAGGGCTACCAAATCGAACACGTCGTCAAGGGCGACACCATGACCGAGGTGCTAGGCTATGTGCAATACGACTCGGAAGACCTGATCGAGAGCATCCGCCGCCAGAGCGAAGCCGCCCTGCAAGAGCGACGCATCACCCTGCAAGAAGCGCAACTGCTATTGCAAAACTACGAGCGATCGCTCAGTCGGTATACATACCTGACCTCGTAG